One Perca flavescens isolate YP-PL-M2 chromosome 14, PFLA_1.0, whole genome shotgun sequence genomic window carries:
- the pkib gene encoding cAMP-dependent protein kinase inhibitor beta, with translation MTEVEPVLDFASSGRSGRRNALPDILGSPAGVNPGDLPLKLAELSLKDGPGGAQSPTAEEPPAPPESSEGKEGS, from the exons ATGACGGAAGTGGAGCCAGTGTTGGACTTTGCCTCCTCGGGGCGCTCGGGGAGGAGAAATGCCCTGCCTGACATCCTGGGCTCGCCGGCAGGCGTAAACCCTGGCGACCTGCCTCTTAAGCTGGCTGAGCTGTCCCTCAAAG ATGGCCCGGGAGGGGCCCAGTCACCCACGGCGGAGGAGCCTCCTGCGCCGCCGGAGAGCTCCGAGGGGAAAGAGGGATCGTAG